The following is a genomic window from Vibrio sinaloensis.
TTATAGATGAGATGGTTCTTGCCGTTCGAGCTGACCACCCTGCACAAAATTTGGAAGATGCTCTCAGGTATCCCGCGATAATTATGAAGACTGTAGGCTGGAATGATCAGCGTTATCGATTTTTAGATAACCTGAAAAAGAACGGAATTGAAATACAGCGAGGGGGAATGGTTGATCAATTATCCCTTGGGCTGAAGCTGATTAGAACATCAGATATGAGTATGTTTATTCCTACAGTGGTAGCTACACCAGACTTGAAATATTTTAAGTTTGAACGCGAACTTCATATGTCACTTAGGTTTGTGTATTGCATTAAATCTGCAAATAGAAACAGCCCATTGCATATATGGCTTCGTGATGTCTGTTCATCAGTTGTCTCGCAATCGATAGGAGATGACTAGACTGTTTTGGTCCAACATCTTGTTAACAAATGACAACTTGGGCACATTCAGCTCGGTTCTGACTCTAGTGCAATTGTCGCGACACACCCTTGAGGTTTTCGGTTTTTAATTGAGAATTTCCAGCTGTATCGGTGGCACAGATCTTCCACTATGAGTAAACCTAAACCATGCCCTTGGTGTTGGGTAGAATTATCAAGACCAGAGCCGTTGTCCTCTACGGTGATGGCTTCAGCGGATACGTTAATGACTATTTTGCCTTGCTGTGATGCGGCAATGGCATTTCTTATTAAGTTTCCCAACACCATATTCAGTACTGCTGGCGACGCTTTGATGCACGGAGAATGATGAAAAACGAGTTCGATCTCTAGGTTTTTATCACTGGCTTGCGGGCTATTGCTGTCGATGATGGTTTGAAACTCTGTGTGGCTGACCTCTCTGATTAGTGCGTCATCTTGACTACGTTCGTATCGCACCAACCCTAGAAGCGCATCTACCATAGTGCTCATTTGAGTGGTTGCGTGACTTATTCTTGAAATTTGACGTTTTTGAAACTCGCTTGAGCTATCGCGCTCTAGCAGTTTGCTTGCACCTTTGACGATCGTTAACGGGGTTCTTAGTTCGTGACTGGCATAGCGGGCAAAAGCTTGCTCTCGCTTAACTAAGTTGTGAATTTCGCTTCGATCGGCATTGAGTTGGTTAGCTAATAGTTGAAACTCCTGCGCTCCGCCTGCAGGGATCTCAAATGTGTGGGCAGAGTTACCACTTTGTTCGGTTAACTGTTGAGTTAAGTGGTTCAAAGGGGCAATGAGGCGCTGAGATAAACGCGATAATAACGCCCCAAAGATAACCAGCAGT
Proteins encoded in this region:
- a CDS encoding sensor histidine kinase, with product MRLNGFSSARTLTSQLAIFFTSVALVMGLASYIIFYAALHWSEDKVGERRIEIDKNEAIQRFMDGESGEITIDVLTRAYDDINLIPTNYHHYLENKDDFVGEVGVGSESRMLYLGHFMKDGLKKPVILLSDINQIEFGPHEPLFASVIVITSIAGLLVIFGALLSRLSQRLIAPLNHLTQQLTEQSGNSAHTFEIPAGGAQEFQLLANQLNADRSEIHNLVKREQAFARYASHELRTPLTIVKGASKLLERDSSSEFQKRQISRISHATTQMSTMVDALLGLVRYERSQDDALIREVSHTEFQTIIDSNSPQASDKNLEIELVFHHSPCIKASPAVLNMVLGNLIRNAIAASQQGKIVINVSAEAITVEDNGSGLDNSTQHQGHGLGLLIVEDLCHRYSWKFSIKNRKPQGCVATIALESEPS